A window of the Nibribacter ruber genome harbors these coding sequences:
- a CDS encoding alpha/beta fold hydrolase: MKPLLLLHGALGAQNQFEPLLSLLPEQVPVYSFNLAGHGGAPFSEAPFQMETFVTQLLQWLEEKNLPPMNVFGYSMGGYVALEAARQQPRWFHQIFTLASKFAWSPEAAQHETAKLQPEVVQEKVPQFAEALRQRHAPQDWQELMRRTAAMMQQLGAQPLLTPETLAQITVPVRIAVGDHDPMVTIEETVQAYRQLPNAQLQIIPATKHPLEQLHWPLLAQALTHFFAYA; encoded by the coding sequence ATGAAACCATTGCTGCTGTTGCACGGTGCGCTGGGCGCCCAAAACCAATTTGAGCCGCTTCTGTCTCTGTTACCCGAGCAGGTGCCCGTGTATTCTTTTAACCTGGCCGGCCACGGCGGGGCTCCGTTTTCAGAGGCCCCGTTCCAGATGGAGACGTTTGTCACACAGCTTCTGCAGTGGCTGGAAGAAAAAAACCTGCCTCCCATGAACGTATTTGGGTACAGCATGGGCGGGTACGTGGCCCTAGAAGCCGCTAGGCAGCAACCCAGGTGGTTTCATCAGATCTTTACGCTGGCCAGCAAGTTTGCCTGGTCCCCAGAGGCTGCCCAACATGAAACGGCCAAGCTGCAGCCTGAAGTAGTACAGGAGAAAGTACCGCAGTTTGCCGAGGCCCTTCGCCAGCGCCACGCGCCGCAAGACTGGCAGGAACTCATGCGCCGCACCGCCGCCATGATGCAGCAGTTGGGCGCGCAGCCCCTGCTCACCCCAGAGACCTTGGCCCAAATCACTGTTCCCGTGCGCATAGCCGTAGGCGATCATGACCCCATGGTCACCATTGAAGAGACCGTGCAGGCCTATCGTCAACTGCCCAACGCTCAGTTGCAGATAATACCCGCCACCAAGCATCCGTTAGAACAGCTACACTGGCCCCTGCTTGCGCAGGCCCTTACTCATTTCTTTGCCTATGCTTAG
- a CDS encoding Hsp20/alpha crystallin family protein has protein sequence MAIQRFNGGFDDMMPQSFSTMLDRFFQDSMSNRERLNRFSPQVDTCETERGFEIDVSLPGLRKEDISLDFQQGRLTISGERQFNQEKNEKRYHMVESQYGSFSRSFQLPDIVDPNGIEAVFENGVLRVTVPKDERKTARQRIEVREGSNGGNANMRLDAQSQQHSNQFEEANTAIRENASKKQKAPSK, from the coding sequence ATGGCCATCCAACGTTTTAACGGCGGCTTTGATGACATGATGCCGCAAAGCTTCAGCACCATGCTGGACCGTTTCTTTCAGGATTCTATGAGCAACCGCGAACGCCTGAACCGGTTTAGTCCGCAGGTAGACACGTGTGAGACAGAGCGTGGGTTTGAGATTGACGTGTCTCTGCCGGGCCTCAGAAAAGAAGACATTTCTCTGGACTTCCAGCAGGGCCGCCTCACCATCTCTGGAGAGCGCCAGTTCAACCAGGAGAAGAATGAGAAGCGCTACCACATGGTAGAAAGCCAGTACGGCTCTTTCTCCCGCTCGTTCCAGTTGCCAGACATTGTAGACCCCAACGGCATTGAGGCCGTCTTTGAAAACGGCGTGCTTAGGGTAACCGTGCCCAAAGACGAGCGCAAGACCGCCCGCCAGCGCATTGAGGTGCGCGAGGGCAGCAACGGCGGCAACGCCAACATGCGCCTGGACGCTCAATCACAGCAGCATTCTAACCAATTTGAGGAAGCCAACACCGCTATACGCGAGAACGCTTCTAAAAAACAGAAAGCCCCATCTAAATAA
- a CDS encoding GNAT family N-acetyltransferase, with translation MTSSSFTIRPITSHQEMLDQFKLIQLLNPHMTPERYTQLVDQMHPSHYQMVGCFQGETCVGLSGYWIATKLYSGKYLEIDNFVVDEPNRSQGVGKLLLDWLLAEATAHNCETAMLDAYVVNAPAHKFYLREGFQIKGFHFLKKL, from the coding sequence GTGACCTCTTCTTCATTTACCATAAGACCCATCACCAGCCACCAGGAGATGCTGGACCAGTTTAAGTTGATTCAGCTGTTGAACCCGCACATGACGCCAGAGCGCTACACCCAGCTCGTTGACCAGATGCACCCCAGCCACTACCAAATGGTGGGCTGCTTTCAAGGAGAGACCTGCGTAGGGTTGTCTGGGTATTGGATAGCCACCAAACTGTACAGCGGCAAGTACCTGGAGATTGACAATTTTGTGGTAGATGAACCCAACCGCTCACAAGGCGTAGGCAAGCTGCTATTGGACTGGCTCCTGGCAGAAGCCACCGCCCACAACTGTGAAACGGCCATGCTAGACGCCTACGTGGTCAATGCCCCGGCCCACAAGTTCTACCTACGCGAAGGCTTCCAGATCAAGGGTTTCCACTTCCTGAAAAAGCTGTAA
- a CDS encoding ribonucleoside-diphosphate reductase subunit alpha, with protein MLVVKRDGRRESVKFDKITARIEKLCYGLNMSFVSPIEVAKKVIDGIYDGVTTVELDNLAAETSASMTTKHPDYAILAARIAISSLHKVTQKSFFNTMKQLYTYVDPKTGENASLIAKDVFDIIKKNAAMLDSSIIYDRDYNYDYFGYKTLERSYLLRAHGKVIERPQHMLMRVAVGIHKEDIESAIITYNLMSEKWFTHATPTLFNAGTPKPQLSSCFLLTMKEDSIPGIYDTLKNCALISQSAGGIGLAAHNIRATGSYIKGTNGTSNGLVPMLKVFNDTARYVDQGGGKRKGAFAIYLEPWHSDIFDFLDLRKNHGKEEMRTRDLFLALWTPDLFMKRVEANGDWSLMCPNECPGLSDTWGKDFERLYEKYEKEGKARKTIKAQELWFAILESQTETGTPYMLFKDHANGKSNQQNLGTIKSSNLCTEIIEYTDADEIAVCNLASLALPRYIKEENGVKKFDHDKLYEVTYTVTKNLNKVIDVNYYPVPEAKKSNMRHRPIGLGVQGLADAFLLLRMPFESEEAARLNKEIFETIYFAAMTASKDLAKVEGPYETFEGSPISRGIFQFDMWGVTPESGRWDWEALRQEVVEHGVRNSLLVAPMPTASTSQILGNNEGFEPYTSNIYVRRVLSGEFMIVNKHLLNDLIALNLWNDQMKSAIISANGSVQNIPNIPQNIKDLYKTVWEISQRTIIDMSADRGAYICQSQSLNLHVSNVNFGKLTSMHFHSWKRGLKTGMYYLRTKAAADAIKFTVEKQAAETLAPMYNNVEQNQSDMACSLDNPDACEACGS; from the coding sequence ATGTTAGTTGTAAAGAGAGACGGCCGCAGGGAGTCGGTCAAGTTTGATAAGATCACGGCCCGCATAGAGAAACTGTGTTACGGCCTGAACATGTCGTTTGTAAGCCCTATTGAGGTTGCCAAAAAGGTGATTGACGGGATTTATGACGGCGTGACCACCGTGGAGTTGGACAACCTGGCGGCAGAGACCTCAGCGTCTATGACCACCAAGCACCCAGACTATGCTATTCTGGCGGCGCGCATTGCCATCTCCAGCCTGCACAAGGTGACCCAGAAGTCGTTCTTCAACACCATGAAACAGCTCTACACTTATGTAGATCCTAAGACTGGTGAGAATGCTTCTCTCATTGCCAAGGACGTGTTTGACATCATCAAGAAAAACGCGGCCATGCTAGACTCAAGCATCATCTATGACCGTGACTACAACTATGACTACTTCGGGTACAAGACTCTGGAGCGTTCTTACTTGTTGCGCGCGCATGGCAAGGTGATTGAGCGTCCTCAGCACATGCTCATGCGTGTGGCGGTGGGTATTCACAAAGAAGATATTGAGTCGGCTATTATTACCTACAACTTAATGTCTGAGAAGTGGTTCACGCACGCTACGCCAACCCTTTTCAACGCTGGTACGCCTAAACCGCAGTTGTCTTCTTGCTTCTTGTTGACCATGAAAGAGGACAGCATTCCGGGCATCTATGATACCTTGAAGAACTGTGCCTTGATCTCGCAGAGCGCGGGTGGTATTGGTTTAGCGGCCCACAACATCAGAGCCACGGGTTCTTACATCAAAGGCACCAACGGTACGTCTAATGGCCTTGTACCAATGCTGAAGGTGTTCAATGACACGGCCCGCTACGTAGACCAAGGCGGCGGAAAGCGCAAAGGCGCCTTCGCTATTTACCTGGAGCCATGGCACTCAGACATCTTTGACTTCCTGGATCTTAGAAAGAACCACGGCAAGGAAGAGATGCGTACCCGTGACCTGTTCCTGGCTCTTTGGACACCAGACTTGTTCATGAAGCGCGTTGAGGCCAACGGTGATTGGAGCTTAATGTGCCCGAACGAGTGCCCAGGCCTTTCTGACACCTGGGGTAAGGACTTCGAACGTTTGTATGAAAAATACGAGAAAGAAGGCAAAGCCCGCAAAACCATCAAGGCGCAGGAACTGTGGTTCGCTATCCTAGAATCACAGACCGAGACCGGTACGCCTTATATGTTGTTCAAGGACCACGCCAACGGCAAGTCTAACCAGCAGAACCTGGGTACCATCAAGAGTTCTAACTTGTGTACTGAGATCATCGAGTACACAGACGCCGATGAGATTGCCGTGTGTAACCTGGCCTCGCTTGCCCTTCCGCGCTATATCAAAGAAGAAAACGGGGTTAAGAAATTTGACCACGACAAACTATACGAAGTCACTTACACCGTCACCAAGAACCTGAACAAGGTAATTGACGTGAACTACTATCCGGTGCCGGAGGCCAAGAAGTCTAACATGCGCCACCGTCCAATTGGACTGGGTGTACAAGGCTTGGCAGACGCGTTCTTGTTATTGAGAATGCCGTTTGAGAGCGAAGAGGCCGCCCGTCTGAACAAGGAAATCTTTGAGACCATCTACTTTGCGGCCATGACGGCTTCTAAGGATTTAGCCAAAGTAGAAGGACCGTATGAGACCTTTGAAGGTTCACCTATCAGCCGTGGTATCTTCCAGTTTGACATGTGGGGCGTGACCCCAGAAAGCGGTCGTTGGGATTGGGAGGCCTTGCGTCAGGAAGTAGTAGAGCACGGTGTGCGTAACTCATTGCTAGTAGCGCCAATGCCAACGGCTTCAACGTCTCAGATTCTGGGCAACAATGAAGGGTTTGAGCCTTACACGTCTAACATCTACGTGCGCCGTGTGTTGAGCGGCGAGTTCATGATTGTGAACAAGCACTTGCTCAATGACCTGATTGCCTTGAACCTGTGGAATGACCAGATGAAGAGCGCCATCATTTCGGCGAACGGCTCTGTGCAGAACATTCCTAACATTCCGCAGAACATCAAAGACCTGTACAAGACGGTGTGGGAGATTAGTCAGCGTACCATCATTGACATGTCTGCCGACCGCGGCGCGTACATCTGCCAAAGCCAAAGCCTGAACCTGCACGTGTCTAACGTGAACTTCGGGAAGCTGACGTCTATGCACTTCCACAGCTGGAAGCGCGGCCTGAAAACCGGTATGTACTACCTGCGCACCAAAGCCGCCGCAGACGCCATCAAGTTCACCGTTGAGAAACAAGCCGCCGAAACCCTGGCCCCTATGTACAACAACGTGGAACAGAACCAAAGCGACATGGCCTGCTCTCTGGACAACCCAGACGCTTGCGAAGCTTGCGGTAGCTAA
- a CDS encoding Hsp20/alpha crystallin family protein, with translation MKLIKDKKFLQNVAHYIDVTNTVGGGVIQPQVRLQKRQKEVVLQVLLPGVETEQCQVVLDKNQLTVMALHHNQDYPVMQAPLFHQQFALPPQLDYGQIRVVRKDRELRVHVPYLPQGPRLLDIEQW, from the coding sequence ATGAAGTTGATAAAAGATAAAAAGTTCTTACAGAACGTTGCCCATTACATAGACGTGACCAATACCGTAGGCGGCGGGGTCATACAGCCGCAGGTACGGTTGCAGAAGCGCCAGAAGGAAGTAGTGCTACAAGTGCTGCTGCCGGGGGTAGAGACAGAGCAATGCCAGGTGGTGCTAGACAAAAACCAGCTGACCGTCATGGCCCTGCACCACAACCAGGACTACCCCGTCATGCAGGCGCCGCTGTTCCACCAGCAGTTTGCCTTGCCGCCCCAACTGGACTACGGCCAGATAAGGGTGGTGCGCAAAGACCGTGAACTGCGCGTGCATGTGCCGTACCTGCCCCAAGGCCCGCGTCTGTTGGATATTGAGCAATGGTAA
- a CDS encoding DUF3298 and DUF4163 domain-containing protein, with protein MKKYLSAFLMLLGGLAFSCQSLSNESGVAPEVSATAGAEEAGELTFISQRVNRPEKPCPQDSCAEVKLQYLVAKGEPAALRDSLNRYMQRYLLGLQLMNNPDASLTPREDAAVLVADQFMEQQAKFRKDFPDAAVRAGWYLTVSSKPLHQTDSLVSLQIKHEGYSGGAHGYAMTTLQTFDNTGHALKITELVTDTVQLRKLVEQEFRKVRKLPATSFRRQGFYTQRGRLPFPQNAALTLEGLLLYYNAYEVNAYAFGPTQLVLPYAQLQTLLKPAYLPREPGTR; from the coding sequence ATGAAGAAGTATTTATCTGCGTTCTTGATGCTGTTGGGCGGGTTAGCGTTTTCGTGCCAGTCGCTTAGCAATGAGTCTGGGGTGGCGCCAGAAGTTTCTGCTACCGCTGGGGCTGAAGAAGCCGGGGAGTTGACCTTTATATCGCAACGGGTGAATAGGCCTGAGAAGCCTTGCCCACAGGACAGCTGCGCCGAGGTGAAACTGCAATACCTGGTGGCCAAGGGAGAGCCGGCGGCTTTGCGGGATTCCTTGAACCGGTACATGCAACGCTACCTGCTGGGCTTACAGCTCATGAACAACCCAGACGCCAGTCTAACTCCCAGAGAAGACGCCGCCGTTCTTGTCGCGGACCAGTTCATGGAACAGCAGGCAAAATTCCGGAAAGATTTTCCAGACGCAGCCGTCCGGGCGGGTTGGTATCTGACGGTATCGTCTAAGCCGCTGCATCAAACAGACAGCTTGGTGTCTTTGCAGATAAAGCATGAAGGCTACAGCGGCGGCGCGCACGGCTATGCCATGACCACCTTGCAAACCTTTGACAATACCGGCCACGCGCTCAAGATTACTGAACTGGTCACAGACACGGTACAGCTCAGGAAGTTGGTGGAGCAGGAGTTCAGGAAGGTGCGCAAACTGCCGGCTACGTCTTTTAGAAGACAGGGCTTCTACACCCAGCGCGGCAGGCTGCCGTTTCCGCAGAACGCCGCGCTTACGCTAGAGGGACTTCTGCTTTATTACAATGCCTATGAGGTGAATGCCTACGCCTTCGGTCCCACGCAACTGGTCTTGCCGTATGCGCAACTCCAAACCCTGCTCAAGCCAGCGTACCTACCCAGAGAACCAGGTACTCGCTAG